ACCGGGGATGATGCCGAGGTTGATCTCGGGCTGGCCGAACTTCGCGCTCTCGGCGGCGACCCGGACGTCGCAGGCCATCGCCATCTCGCAGCCGCCACCGAGGGCGAACCCGTTGATGGCGGCGATGACGGGGAGCGGGAACCGCTCGACGTCCTCGTAGATGGCGGGGATCGAGAGGACCTCGCGCTGCTCGTGGACCGAGCGGCCCTCGAAGTCGTCGATGTTGGCGCCGGAGACGAAGGACTTCTCGCCGGCGCCGGTCAGGATCACGGCGCGGGCGTCGGTGTCCTCCCGGACGTGGCCGAGCGCGGCACGGAGGTCCTCCTTGACCTGCTGGGTCAGGGAGTTGCGCTTCTCGCGGCGGTCGATGGTGACGGTCGCGACGCGGTCCGCGACGGACACGTCGATCGTCTCGAGCGTCTCAGGGTCTGCGGGTGGGTACGTAGTCATTCGTCGTCCTCCCAGTTGTAGAAGCCCTGCCCGGTCTTAACACCCAGGTCGCCGGCACGCACCATCTGCCGGACGATCGTCGGGGGCTTGAACGCGTCGCGGCCGAGTTCGTCGGCGAGCGCCTCGCCGATCTCCATCCGGACGTCCCAGCCGTTGTAGTCGCCGAGTTCCAGCGGGCCCATCGGGAAGTTGTACCCGAGTTTCATCCCCGTGTCGATGTCCTCGGCGGAGGCGACGCCCTGCTCGACCATCCGGGCGGCCTCCATCCCGAGGATGACGCCCAGCCGGGAGGTGGCGAAGCCCGGGAAGTCGTCGACGAGGATGCTCGTCCGGCCCAGGCCCTCCGCCAGTTCCTCGGCGCGTGCGACGGTCTCGTCGTCGGTGTGGTGGCCGGTGATGAGTTCGAGCAGCTCCATCTTCACCGGCGGGTTGAAGAAGTGGGTCCCGATGACGCGTTCGGGCGACTCCGTCGCGCTCGCGATCTCGGTGACGGGCAGCGACGAGGTGTTCGACCCCAGCACCGTGTCGGGGCCCGCGTGCTCGTCGAGTTCCTCGAACACGCTCTTTTTCAGGTCGGCCTTCTCCGGGACGGCCTCGATGACGAACGTCGGCTCGTCGGTCACCGTCTCGATGTCGGTCGTCCCCGAGACGTGCGCGAAGGTGGCCTCCGCGTCGTCGATGATGTCCCGGTCCTCGGCCTCGGCCAGGTCCTCGCGAATGCGGTTCAGGCCCTCGTCGACGA
Above is a genomic segment from Halorientalis sp. LT38 containing:
- a CDS encoding enoyl-CoA hydratase/isomerase family protein; its protein translation is MTTYPPADPETLETIDVSVADRVATVTIDRREKRNSLTQQVKEDLRAALGHVREDTDARAVILTGAGEKSFVSGANIDDFEGRSVHEQREVLSIPAIYEDVERFPLPVIAAINGFALGGGCEMAMACDVRVAAESAKFGQPEINLGIIPGGGGTQRLRRLVGEGMTMDLVLTGRVIDAAEADEIGLADHVVPDDDLYEKAEELAGQMAEKSPIALQYAKEAVLASSREGLDEGRRTEVDLIAALFDTEDQSEGVSAFLENRDPEFTGQ
- a CDS encoding 3-hydroxyacyl-CoA dehydrogenase family protein, with translation MAEQAIGVIGAGTMGSGIAQLAAQNGYDVIIRDIEQDLVDEGLNRIREDLAEAEDRDIIDDAEATFAHVSGTTDIETVTDEPTFVIEAVPEKADLKKSVFEELDEHAGPDTVLGSNTSSLPVTEIASATESPERVIGTHFFNPPVKMELLELITGHHTDDETVARAEELAEGLGRTSILVDDFPGFATSRLGVILGMEAARMVEQGVASAEDIDTGMKLGYNFPMGPLELGDYNGWDVRMEIGEALADELGRDAFKPPTIVRQMVRAGDLGVKTGQGFYNWEDDE